TAATTAAAACTTAATCGAGTctctcaattattaaaaaatttaataatatcctttaattgctttaaaaaaaattcaattaaaggGATTAAATCCtttaattgttaaaaagttcaattaatttctttaattggatccctaattattacaaaattcaatcaaaatttatatatttcattataaaaagggTTTGATTGTAATGCTTTAAATAATGAAAGGAtctaatttaacttttaaataatttaggaaCTTAAATGAAATGTTTTGAACAATtgaatgatttaattaaattttttaatacttaagagatttaattgaatttttaattataattaagaggTCAAGTGTATAATcaaatcttaaaattatatgtacCTATATAACTAATGCAAAGAGGAATTTTATTCACGGGTTTTGTTTATTCTTAgccatgataaaaataaaataaaattggaccGGGTTACAATCGAAAAATTGATGAACAAGTTAGGTTTATGGGTCATCGTCATTCAACCAAAAATCGGATGATCATTGATTAGGTGCTTGAGCCACTCTTGTAACAAGTTTTTAATCTTTCTTGTTCAATCGAAATTCAAAAGCACTTTTTAAACCAAATAGACTTAATGGTAAACAATAGAACTCTCCTATTATATTTTAgcattttattgttaattttttttatcacgcaagatatataatatgattttttcatGTTATGTTTATCTTTACTTAACCTTGTTACAAATTTGTTAAGTTATTActtatataatatgataatatttatttgttatcagTTTGATTTGTTGGAGTAATGAACCTTAAATTGGTATTTTTAACGATTCAAATCAATTGTCCATCTAATGCAAAAATGTGAGAAAAtatgttgaaattttaaaatcaatacaatttttttcaatacattaaTTCTTCTGTAGCCTAAAGaatcatatattaaaatgtgttttttttaataaaaatttcaattatttattttttaaaattaattacaatggTATTTTTACTTCACCTAATCACTgtctaaaaaaacataaaataattatggaaTCTTTTACTCTACTTAAGTTAAGACAAAATAATTgtccatttttaaatttttgagaaagttgataaaaatatatctatatttttttttaaaaaaattgaacttggacacgtatttattgttttagatACAATGGTAGattaatacaattttataaCCATTCGATATTAATACGGCTATATTATTTGACTTACGAGTACttgatatattttcatatttgttgaaattaatttgaataaaaagttaaactaaaataaagttaattcaAATACGTTGTAATGTTTGTAGTATGTAGATTTTAGTAATTATGAAAATAgagataaatttatatttaaagatGAACTGCGATTATGTatttacctattttttttaaaaataaatctgtttgaattagttaatttaaatatgtttatagtGTTTGAAGTAACTGAAttttaatagttataaaaatacagattaatttttatgtaaagaTGAAGTGTAATCATATAtccaccaatttttttttatctaaattatatatattttttatagaagaCAAAGCTTTTCTTTTAAATGTTAAAGAAAGTTGCATATCATTTAagacttttttaataaatttaaaataatttcatattaattgatTGTCATGTTTAATAATACCCGCCCAAGTCTAActattcaacaatggaagattCAACAATAGAAGAGAGATTCAAGCCTCATTCAGAGCAATGTTTGATGTTGACTTTGACTTGGATAAAGCACCGTTGAGTTCAAGTTTAGCTGTCTAGAGTTTTGACATCTTCATACAagccatttttgttttgttttaaggtTTTGTTATTTACCAACTTAGCATTAATTAGCAAGCAAAACAGCTAATAGGAGCTAAATCCTAAGGGCAATGTATAGCACAATGGATAATTAAATGAAGTTggtgaatttaattataaattagtatCTCTCTCTTTCTGTGCCTCGATGCCACCGCTCCTACATTAATCCATTATTTATCTGTTCTAACATGCcttatctttttcccttttctcttctctttcttttcttctttccatGGCTACTCACTTCAATCTGCAACACCAACTGTTCAGCAACTCGTAcgcttcctcttttttttttttttttttttctctttttcccttCAGTGACTTCAACGTTTGTTACAAACGCTTCAAAATGACAGAGTGTGACCCTTATGTTGTGTTAAGAGAATGAAtagtatttgatatattttaaactcATTACATATTAATGTTGAGAACAATCCTTTCCATTTTGGAGATTTTGCtacttgaaaattgaaattggttTTCATGCATGCACACTTTAGGATTTGTGTAGATTATGCAGAAGATAATATAGCTAAGTTTCTGAGTTCTGAGGATGAGTTTCCATTTGCTACCCCTTTTTTGTCTCCTTATGAAATTAAGCTTCTCTTGTTTCTTATTTTCCCTGTCTACTGGAACTTCTCCAGAAATAAACCAATTATCCCCTAAATCACTATCGaccaaaaatttcaaaaacacaaaaaaaaacacaaagttGTTGGAAGATGGCCCTttctacaaaattaaaaatttatcaacaaTTATGAGTATTACcctataacaattttttattaaaaaaaatacattcattATACATAAATGTATGTTGTCTCAGTGTCCGTGTTTGTGAAGTCAAGTAGCAGCTTACTATATTAATCACTAGTTCCAACTAgaatctttctttatttttcttaatctctGATGTATATGATGATGCTATGCATTTAAGATATTGCATATATCCTGAAAAGCTCATGCATCCGTATTTCTTCCTACAGCAGATCCGTGGGATTAGATATCAGAAAAAGAACAACTGCTTATGCCCTTCAACATGCCAATTCAAATGCATTAGATGAGAGAAACAATAATTCTTTGAATAGTGGCCTGTTAGTTGGATCTCTGTCTGTATGTTACACATCCTTAAAGAAGTGCTCATCATTGGCAGCATCAGCTAAGGCTCATTTTTCCAGTAGTGATGATCAAAGCAAAGAAGCAGATGAGGTTACCAATGTTATATCCACTAGTCAGGGAATGGAAATTAGTAGGGTGGATTGTGTTGTGTGGTTATTGCATGAATCTTCCAGGAGCTTTTCCAAAGCAATCAACTCGCTTGGAGTAGCAATGAGTGGTCCAGCTCTTGCAATGGCTTGGATTGGGAAGGATGTGCATGAATGGCATAGACGTATTGCTTATCAGGTACATGCAGCGAAATATTTAGTTGTCTCCTACatgttaatttactttttttttatacacattATTAGCTGACAATTTGTGATATAAGCTTGTTTATGAAAAGGCGCATGCACTTATTTTCTGCCCTGAGTCATGAATAGTTGATTGGATCTAATAAAAATATGGCTGATGACTTGCTCATTCAGGTTGCAGTTTATGCTTTAATGAAAGCTGCAATTGATTTGGAGATATTGCTTTCACATGAACGGCTAAATGAATTTTCCCCTGTTAAAAAGATGTAAGCTTTTACccttttctcttgcatacttaTAACATAATTTTGGGACATTGCTTTTCTTATCTATAGTAACATTGACATATATATGCAAGATGTAACGAGTTAGGCTTTTATCAACCCTATAATTGGAAGAAATAGTTGTgcatcatattatattatatttactaCTTCCACTTGATCCTTACAAGTAATGACTAGTAATAATAAACGTGATATTGTAAAATTCAACTGATATAAACATTGCTCAGATCTGAGTTACTTTTCCTCCCTGGTTTCAGTTTGAGCCCATTAATGAATCAAATGGGAGAGCGCATTGAAATTCGACTGAAAATGAAGCATCCATATTTGGTGCAGTGGTTTAGAGAGACTGAAATGCCACGAATAGCAGGATATTTTATTCCACTTCTAAAAAAGTGGTCTGTGGAATATGCAGGAAGGTTTGCTTGAAACAACCTTGTTTTCagaaacatatatttgaaccttGGATGAAAATCCTTTTTCATAGTCAACAAATGTCCTTGCATTGGCTTGAATTTCAAAGTTATTCTTCAAGTTGATGATTTTATGTTCATTTCTGTTAGATTCGCCAAATATTCAGAAGAAGGAATTTAGCCTGACAGAAAACTATTCAGCGGTATTGCAGGAATTATTGTGGCTATAACCTGTTGTAGTGCAGTGGTGAAATTGGGCGCCAGGCGCATCTGCTGCCCCTTATTTGTATTGTCTCTCGAAGATGCTTTGGTCAAGCTCATGGATTTCTCACTCAATCTTGCACCTGTGGACAAATTACACTGGTTAGCAACTGAGGCGGGATTTGAACTGAATTTCTTGTCCCATTTTGGTGGGAAGGTTTTTCCCAGTGAGAAAACTGAGGACCTAGAGTTTTGGATCGGTTTAGCCCATAAGAAACTATTGAAAGCTTTCTGTAAAGAAAGCATCACTTCAAAGAAGCAAAATTTTCAGCAAAAGGTCAAATTGCAGACTCATGCAGAAATTCATGGATTCATAGAACTTAATcttataatatttgtttaagaAATTTGCCTCATTCACCGTAAATAGCAGAAACATTTAGGCAAACATATTTTGGATCAAATTTCAGTCCTGTTCTCTAGATGCACAGTTGACATGAAGAGAACATGCTTTATCATtgtgcatttttcttttcagttttaTAAAACAGAGAGAATATATTCCTACTCTCGGTTTACATGATCATGTCTGACATGTCCACCAAATACCCGATCTTGTTAATCTCGTTTTTTATACTTGTAGTGGTTATATACCATTCTACATTCAGATAGTTGTTCGTGGTGTACCTTTTACAGATACAAGCAGATAATTTGGCCACATTGGGACTTTTTACATATCTTGGAAAAAGGACAAGAATATTTTTGTCGGCAATGGGCATTAAGGATCTTGATGGAGTAGTTAAGAACTTCCTCAGGTTGATCTCTTTGGTTGTTTTTTGCATTTTAACCATTCCAATTTTCAAGATACTGATACTGATACTGATACTGAAGATTCAATGCTTTTATTTTAGTTACTTGGAATGTGGAATTCTTTTCATATATCCAGAATTTTCCTCCATTCGAGTGTATCAGTGTTTCATGGAGGTTAGTTTCTGTTAATTCTGCCAATGCTGATGCTAAATGCCTTTTCTATGTTGGGCTTAAATGTCGCTAATTGTAATTTATACTGTCTTTCAGGTGGTAACTGATGAGATAGGATGGCTTGATTTTTATGGTTCATATGTTCAAATAAATTGCAAGGAGAAAAGGTCTAAACATAATGCTCGccaggcagagaaagagataatTTCTTCTGTAGTTTTTACTGTGTGCTATGATGTTTTCTCTGGGTTTGCACACTTCAATCGCACAACTCAACAATCATTGGACACAGCTTCACGCTCATACTTGCTTCGTtggtaatatttaatttatacatcaGTGTTACTGGTTTAAGTTTCTTTGTCTGCCTACAATTACTATTAACCTTGTGTgttatttattctctttttaacATCCTAGTCAGGGTTTGCTAAGTATTTGTCTGCAATATCACTGGGCTGCTTATGACAATTCAGGGTAGGCTGGTTCTGGTTTGATGGATTCTTTTACTCATTAAATATTGTGGATCATTAAATAGTGCCTGTTTGCAGTGAATCACTAAATACTGTGGATCATGCTTCATTTGACAACCATACATCATATATGGGAAGTATAAATGGACCCAAGTTACCTCTGGTGTTTGAAGTGCAACAGATGTCACATGACTTAACTACAGAAGGATGTCCAAAGAGTGATTTCCGAAACAGTTCTATATTCAAAAAAGTATGTTAGGCAACGAACATGATAGATACTAAGTTAAGGAAATTCATTATCTTGCTAAACTTGGGATGTAAATTGATGCCTTCTGTTATACTCAAATTTATCTTAgccattttttaattcaattgcaagattttggtttaatttttgttatcagTGTTGGGCTTTTAGCTCACGTATTTTGACAATGATGAAGGTTGGTTTTattgatgtttatttttataagtatcCTTGGTAGTTTGTAATTTATCCTTGAAGGATAAGAGAGAATCTAAAGGGTTTTCAGAATTCCTATAGGAAAATCAGTAGGATTAGGAAACAAAGTGAGTCTTGTTGTCATTGAAGTTAATGGCCTGGGAGCATAGATAGAGGGGTGCTTTGATTTACGAGAGGGTATACATGGGGCATTGGCTCTGGATAGTTTTAAACTCTGATtatcttttactattttttcaCTCAGTGAAAGTATTTTTCCTCTTGGGTGGACATACACAAGTTATTTTCTGAACTAAGTTAAATTCTTGTCCCTTCAttgtcatctattgtttttgtttttctttgtaattttatgctatgtttggtttaCTGGATTTGTACGAAGTGTTTGGGTGTGCCATTCTGCTGCGTATGGACATTTCCCCCCAACATCAACCTCTCTTGAATATGCCTTGTTTAGTTCTGTGAGATTTATTGAATAGCTTCATAACTGAGACTGAAGGCATTGTAAAAACAGAAATCAGCTACAGTGATCAAAGTACTTGGTAGATATCCACCAGAGAGAGAAGTTCTTCAGTAGTGAATTTTTTACAATTAACTCCTTTTGTTTTAGTAATGGGGTTTGAAAGGCAATTGCTATGTAGTCATgatcttttattttccttctgaataatatatttgtattaaatatCAATCATGCAAGTTAGCAACAGAATAAACATAGTTTGagtttaaaaatagaaagtgaTGAGCTCTACTACAGTATTACTGCATGTGCTTTCTGCCTGGCATAGATGCATGGTAGTAAGATTCCCTATTCTGCGTGAAATATGTTGGCACATGATTTAATGCATAACAAACCAATGACCTACAGTTTTGAACTAGTGTTTTCGAGTGTCAACTTTGTGGAACATCAGTTATACATATTCCTTGCTCTTAGTAACCAATTGTTTctcatttcttttaattataggCTCCAATTTCAGCAATCGCGAATAAGAAAACATACGAGGAAGATACCTGTGTCAACAAGTCTAATCCTCAGCATGAAAGTTTTATCAAGAGATACAGCATCAAGTTGGCATCCACAAGTGCAGTAAGACTTCTATTCACCTGTTTCTGGCAAACAAGTTGATTTCTAGGTTCTTAATTTGTGGAAAATTTTACTAGGACCTCTGGATGGGTACTGTGTTGCTCTTCATAGACATTATGGTTGCTTTAGAACTACTTGTAAGGCAAGTGCATGGCTGCAAGGCTTCCGAGAGTCAAAGAAAGAAACTACACAGAACCATGACTGACATAATTGTGCTAATTCCAGTGACAATTTTGATGCTAATTCCTGTGAGCACCTTTACCCTTTTAAATACATGTGATTTTTACTTTCCGTCCTCTTATGTGGATATACTATAAACTAGTTTATCAGCTTCATAAGAAGTTTGGTAGATTTCCCATGGTAAATAGAAACATCAGACTAAAGAAGGACAAAACTGTGTTTACAGATAGTGAACCCAAAGTTACAAAACTTGAGTGCGGATATTTTGTTAAAATGCAGTTTATGGGCTTACCTTACATTTCCATTGCTTTGGTTTGTTGAATGTTTGCCATGTTGACATATACACAAGgggaattcaaaatttcaaattcagatCTTTAGCTGTTTAGACATTGAGAGAACCAAGAGGTGCCATTgttgaataaataattattgtcaaTTTCTAGTTaaatgtaataataaattttagagtTGTAGAAATGTGGAGATATGTATATCAggttaatcttaattttatcagTGTTTGATGAAAGAGTTTACACTTGGACTTGAAAGATGAATTTTCAATGTTATTTTTCAGACACGTATTCATCCCATTTTCAAGGCCATACTAAACTACCCATTAATCAGATGATATATAATGCTTTTTCTAACatatacattatattttttaaattcttctaGCATTTTCTTAAATGGTGTCCACTttattttagaaacaaaatcaaGTAGTTTTACACTAGTATTTCAATGACACGTTGATTTTCATTGTGTTACCAGGTAACAGCTGTAGGCCATGCAGCTATTCTAGCAGCTATCAAGAAGTATATGCCATTCTTGGTAAGTTTTTGCTGCCTTGTCCATTACGtttttcatttatcttttatgttATTGATGATGCTTGCTACTTTCTTTATGCAGATCCCCTCCTCTTTTTCTTCAGAGCGGTTGGATGTTGTAAAGCTAATAAAGCAAACTAGAAAGATGGGTTATCAGTTACATTCGGCTCAGTTTGACCTTGAAGATCAACCAGCAACCATTTCTTGAGTATGACCGACTCTCGGTTACATTTGGGTCGGGCTTAATCATTCGAATCAAACTTCATAGTGATTAGTTCAAGCCTTAGAGTGGATAATAATTGCAATGACCTTCCAAGTTGCATCAGTACCCAAAAAGTTTAGGTATATTTGGATAGCcgttataaacatatttttgggtGCTGCACATTCTCTTCGAAAAGGATACTCTTTGTTTGTATCTTTTATTCTGAACAGGCTTTCGGAAGGTGTAAAAGTTATCCAAAATCATGCACCTATTCTTGCTGCAATGTGAGTGAGAATACCATGATTATGACAAAAAGAACACTCTTAATAATCAATATTCATCTATCTGTTGATTTTCTAATAAATAGATGATCACCTTAcctagtgtgtttggataccAGTCAAGTTAAATGTAACTGGTGTTCTTGAAGGCACATAGCTTTTGGATTTTTGCATTGGAACATGTGATTTTTCCGTTCAACGGTTTTCCAAACATACCCTTAAACGTTAAAATGGATGTGTTACAATACTCAATTTGATTACCCTCAAAGCTTGTTTGATAAAATGAAATGCCGATATCCATATTGATTAAATTGCTTCACTCGTTTATCTCTGCTATTTGCCAGCTCTACCCTCCTCACTGAAACTCGTATCAAATTGATTTCAGATTAAGTACATAGTTTATAAATAGTGTCTTGGTCTTAATTCTCATCCGCATAAACCATAAACAATGTACAGGCCTCAATGATTTTCTTGATATCAGAGTTCATCTTTATACTCAACTGGTTGCTATCAAAGACTCATCTACAATATGATTGAATAATGTAATTCGAAACATTTGAGACTCTGATTCTTCTGAAGTTTGAATCCATGGTGCCTCTCATTTGGAGCGGTATAACTTGTTTGAGGATCATACTTAGGACTAAGGTCTTTTTCTAATCGTTATGTTTTTCATTTCCTACAACTTGAGCTCTGATTTCTTTTATCCTGTGCCGATAAAACTTCCCATAATCTATGACACAAAATCGCAAAGCTACAGCAAAGGTTTCACGTAGCCTAAAGACACTCTTTCACACATAAtggataacaaaaaatataaatggacATTTGCAAAATCTGAGAGTTGTATTTTACTTGACGCCTGAATTACAGTTGCAAAATCTCAACCATTAactacatacacaacatactcATGGAAATATAACATTACAGTGCTACACAACATTCTCATgctaaaatctaattaaaagcGCAACCAATTTGAATCTCTTCTTCATGTCCAAAACGTattctcattttattattttgttgtcaACATGGACATGTAGAATGTCATTTATAATGCTCCATCACGGCAAGAGAAATCAACTTTTTGCACAGGTAAGGAAACTATAAACCGTTTGATCTATTAATGTCAATCCATCAATTCCACACCGTAAATATCCTCCACAACAGCACAAGatagaaaatttaaatcattCTCCTTGAATCACGAGCAGATGACATATGGTCCTACAAGCACGAAACAATGTAATCATGTCATTTCACCAAAAGCTAAACAAATTATATCATCTCAATCAATTCCCGCCTAAAgcacacttttaaaaaaaaaaaccttgaatatgttaaatattgaaaattacCTATTCCATGCACAGCATGGAGACCAACTGAGGACTTGTGAcattgtaattttattaaaccAATTTTAACATGAACAGGAATATACTTCCCTCATCAACAAAAAGGCAAACCGGAAAAAAATACTATGATCTAGAAGGCAAATTATTCATGCTGACTTCCGGTTTCTAGatgtttaataataaatttcttGTTTCAAGCCTTTGTTTTCATGAATAGCCCTGTAAAATACCAAATTGCTTGTTTTTTGAGATAATCACagtttaaatgatttaattacaaGTTGCTAAATTGAATACTAGTTAATCTGTATTTCACAAAGCAGTAAATTCAAACCAGACCCTTAACAGAAATTAAACCAATGGAAAGTACTTGTAAAGTATTTATACCAAACTTACCGAGATAAAGTCAAATGCTTTAGTTTCTTCTTTCCTTGAAGTGTTGATCATTGAGCTAGGAGTTTGAGTTTGAAAATTTGGTTGAAATATGTCTGGCAAAGGTGATCTTCCATTAGGTCCGGCCATTTGAGCAACACCATCATCTTGCATGTTGACATTACTAAGGTGTTGGAAATTAGCCATTGTTGCCAAGAATTGCTGTTGAGCCAAAAGAGTTCCCATGGCACCGTAATTGAGAGGCTGGGAAGAATAAGGTTGGTTCAACATGAAACCAGGCTGTATATTATAAGGCATAGGACCAGTGGGAAACATAGGATTTACATTAAACCCCATTGGCTGAGAGCTCAACATGCCACCTGAAGTATTGTCAGGGATATGGTTATTCAAACCTGAAAATAAAGATTCAGATTGCATGAAAGGAGACGTTCCCTTCTGCTTCGTACTTGAGGTATTTTCATCCATTGACAGACCGGCCATTAAATCACTAACAGGCTCCTTATGGTTTCCTTGTTCAGAATTGGAAGCAAAAATGTCAAAAAGTTGAGGTTCAGTTATATTCCCCTGCCTGTGACTCTCATGATCGCCCTGCTTATTGCTACCAACAGTCATTCCAGAAAAGAGATCATCTGCATGTTCTTTGTTCTCATTTGTGTGAAATGATACATCAGCAAATGGATCATCATTTTTTAGTTCTTGACTAGCTCCAATAGAAGCACTAAAATCTCCAAATAAATCATCAACCAGAGGAGTTGATGATGTCAAATTTGCTATATTTTGATCACTTGTACCCTTTAGAGTGTCATCAGTTCCATGGTAATCATTTGAATCACCAGTGTCTATCAAGTCAGGCAACTCAGCAACAGTAGCATTCTCTGTTTTCACAGTCTTCTCTGAATTAACTGTAGAGCTGTTTGGCTGGCCTCCACCTAAAAGGCCAAGAACCTGTCCATCAAGGGCCaagtgataaattaaattacaacagTTGCTCTAAAACTTATTAGCTCACATTTACTAAGCGACAAATGGTCTAATtacagttaaaatatttttaaaaattaagatgacACTTAGATATTTCATATTTGGTATAGAGTAATTAATTTCCTGTATAATtgatgaagagaaagaaagaacagCACATTTACAAGGCTTTGAGACTCAGAAGAAATTCCTTACTGCTCCAATAGGTAaccacaaaatatttaattatcaagGCTGTTTTGCAGAAGAAATTCCTTAATGCTTCAAACCTTAGTGCTCTCCAGATCCACATAACACTAAAGGCATGCAACCAAATCTGCTTATAACATCAGCTAAGGAACCTTTAATGATATTATCCAAAGCACCATCCTTTTCTTTAGGGACAACAATAGCATGCACAGTTGACTTTAGTCTGTCAActattgaatttttatattactttataATTGCAAGTTCAGTACAAACTAGTTATCTATATTACCTTAGTTGACTCTAAATGaccaatttttcttcttcctggTTCCCTAGTTTTTTCATTACTGCAACTTGAGGTAACATATTCACACATAAAAAATGGATCGGAATACgtgaaaaatgtaaaaatgattGAGAAGATGGAATTTTCACGTAATAACTATTCATTTGGATTGATAATGACGGTACCTTCATAGCCCTTTCCCTTAAAGAGGCTTGGGGAGATTCAGAACATCTCAGCACCACGTCTTTATTTTCCGTGAAGTAGGATTCCACTGGTGAAAAGTGATCATCGTCCTTCTTTCTAAGGATGGCCTCAAGGACACAAACAGCTTTCATGCGAACCTGAAAAAATTATTCTCactagaagttaaaaaaaataaaatcaatgcaGCAAGACCTCTTAAAATTCTTATTATTCGCTTGTATGTGCACTGATGTATGCAAGATTGCAaggtattataataataatactataaaaaaGGGATATAGAtgcttaaattaaaaattaaaatgcatacaaaacccatttaaatttaaaatgttttaccaCCAGAAAAGGTTCATGTAAAGTCCCATCATATTGTGATCCAAAatacttaaaagaaaattaatctgcaaattttaaatgtttcacATGGCCTTTCACGTGTGAATATATATTTCTGTAAAAAATCAACATAACAGACATGCCTGCCAAATTGGAGATTGAAGCTTCAGCTCAAGGGCGTGAGATAGAGCCAGTGCATCCAACTTTGCAGCCTCTGTTAGGAAAACTTGAATGGCATCTCGAGTGGGTTGCAGTCGAACACCTCCTGAAGTTACAATTGTCTCCAGCAACTTATCCTCACTTGTCTTACTCTCTACATAACTTGCACTAGATTCCCCATTTGATGTTTCCACCTTAGTTACTCTTGAATCCTGATTCCAAGGACCAGTAGATTGACTCTTTGATGCTCCAAAACTACCCTGAGTTTCATTACGATATGCAACCAGTTCATATCTGTCACCAT
This region of Glycine max cultivar Williams 82 chromosome 7, Glycine_max_v4.0, whole genome shotgun sequence genomic DNA includes:
- the LOC102668384 gene encoding uncharacterized protein isoform X2, with the protein product MATHFNLQHQLFSNSSVGLDIRKRTTAYALQHANSNALDERNNNSLNSGLLVGSLSVCYTSLKKCSSLAASAKAHFSSSDDQSKEADEVTNVISTSQGMEISRVDCVVWLLHESSRSFSKAINSLGVAMSGPALAMAWIGKDVHEWHRRIAYQVAVYALMKAAIDLEILLSHERLNEFSPVKKILSPLMNQMGERIEIRLKMKHPYLVQWFRETEMPRIAGYFIPLLKKWSVEYAGSGIAGIIVAITCCSAVVKLGARRICCPLFVLSLEDALVKLMDFSLNLAPVDKLHWLATEAGFELNFLSHFGGKVFPSEKTEDLEFWIGLAHKKLLKAFCKESITSKKQNFQQKIQADNLATLGLFTYLGKRTRIFLSAMGIKDLDGVVKNFLSYLECGILFIYPEFSSIRVYQCFMEVVTDEIGWLDFYGSYVQINCKEKRSKHNARQAEKEIISSVVFTVCYDVFSGFAHFNRTTQQSLDTASRSYLLRCQGLLSICLQYHWAAYDNSGESLNTVDHASFDNHTSYMGSINGPKLPLVFEVQQMSHDLTTEGCPKSDFRNSSIFKKAPISAIANKKTYEEDTCVNKSNPQHESFIKRYSIKLASTSADLWMGTVLLFIDIMVALELLVRQVHGCKASESQRKKLHRTMTDIIVLIPVTILMLIPVTAVGHAAILAAIKKYMPFLIPSSFSSERLDVVKLIKQTRKMGYQLHSAQFDLEDQPATIS
- the LOC100790466 gene encoding protein MODIFIED TRANSPORT TO THE VACUOLE 1, whose protein sequence is MESSRRAVESYWRSRLIDSATSDEDKVTPVYKLEEICELLRSSHVSIVKEVSEFVLKRLENKSPIVKQKALRLIKYAVGKSGVEFRREMQRHSVAVRQLFHYKGQLDPLKGDALNKAVRDTAHEAISAIFSEDNNNNNKPAPAEDLNRRIQGFGNTNYEPPPEDKKSFISEVVGIGSASIKQGLNSLTQGHSLMKNDPGSYKSPNLRRSLTNETEHGDRYELVAYRNETQGSFGASKSQSTGPWNQDSRVTKVETSNGESSASYVESKTSEDKLLETIVTSGGVRLQPTRDAIQVFLTEAAKLDALALSHALELKLQSPIWQVRMKAVCVLEAILRKKDDDHFSPVESYFTENKDVVLRCSESPQASLRERAMKVLGLLGGGQPNSSTVNSEKTVKTENATVAELPDLIDTGDSNDYHGTDDTLKGTSDQNIANLTSSTPLVDDLFGDFSASIGASQELKNDDPFADVSFHTNENKEHADDLFSGMTVGSNKQGDHESHRQGNITEPQLFDIFASNSEQGNHKEPVSDLMAGLSMDENTSSTKQKGTSPFMQSESLFSGLNNHIPDNTSGGMLSSQPMGFNVNPMFPTGPMPYNIQPGFMLNQPYSSQPLNYGAMGTLLAQQQFLATMANFQHLSNVNMQDDGVAQMAGPNGRSPLPDIFQPNFQTQTPSSMINTSRKEETKAFDFISDHMSSARDSRRMI
- the LOC102668384 gene encoding uncharacterized protein isoform X1, with the protein product MATHFNLQHQLFSNSRSVGLDIRKRTTAYALQHANSNALDERNNNSLNSGLLVGSLSVCYTSLKKCSSLAASAKAHFSSSDDQSKEADEVTNVISTSQGMEISRVDCVVWLLHESSRSFSKAINSLGVAMSGPALAMAWIGKDVHEWHRRIAYQVAVYALMKAAIDLEILLSHERLNEFSPVKKILSPLMNQMGERIEIRLKMKHPYLVQWFRETEMPRIAGYFIPLLKKWSVEYAGSGIAGIIVAITCCSAVVKLGARRICCPLFVLSLEDALVKLMDFSLNLAPVDKLHWLATEAGFELNFLSHFGGKVFPSEKTEDLEFWIGLAHKKLLKAFCKESITSKKQNFQQKIQADNLATLGLFTYLGKRTRIFLSAMGIKDLDGVVKNFLSYLECGILFIYPEFSSIRVYQCFMEVVTDEIGWLDFYGSYVQINCKEKRSKHNARQAEKEIISSVVFTVCYDVFSGFAHFNRTTQQSLDTASRSYLLRCQGLLSICLQYHWAAYDNSGESLNTVDHASFDNHTSYMGSINGPKLPLVFEVQQMSHDLTTEGCPKSDFRNSSIFKKAPISAIANKKTYEEDTCVNKSNPQHESFIKRYSIKLASTSADLWMGTVLLFIDIMVALELLVRQVHGCKASESQRKKLHRTMTDIIVLIPVTILMLIPVTAVGHAAILAAIKKYMPFLIPSSFSSERLDVVKLIKQTRKMGYQLHSAQFDLEDQPATIS